In the genome of Bosea sp. BIWAKO-01, the window GCTGGCAGCACGTTCATGCCCGGCGAGCCTATGAAGTAGCCGACGAAGGTATGCGCGGGCTTCTCGAAGAGCTCGTCCGGTCGCCCGGCCTGCACCACCCGCCCGTCATGCATCACCACGACCGTATCGGCGAAGGTCAGCGCCTCGGTCTGATCATGCGTCACATAGATCATGGTGACGTCGAGCGCCCGGTGCAGCGCCTTGAGCTTCGAACGCAGCTCCCATTTCAACTGCGGGTCGATGACGGTCAGCGGCTCGTCGAACAGGATCGCGGTAACATCTGGCCGGACCAACCCACGGCCAAGCGAGATCTTTTGCTTGGCGTCGGCAGTGAGTCCGCGTGCCTTCCGGCCGAGATCGCCGCTCATCTCAAGGAGCGCCGCGATCTCGCGCACGCGGGCATCGACCGCGTTGCCAGCCAAGCCGCGATTGCGAAGCGGGAAAGCGAGGTTCTCGTAGACGCTCATCGTATCGTAGACGACGGGGAACTGGAAAACCTGGGCGATGTTGCGTCGCTCTGTCGGCAGGCCGGTGACGTCGCGCCCATCGAACAGCACCTGGCCATGTGAGGGCGTCAGCAGGCCGGAGATGATGTTGAGCAAGGTGGTCTTGCCGCAGCCCGAGGGGCCGAGCAGCGCATAGGCGCCGCCCTGGCGCCAGGTCAGGTTCATCGGTTTCAGGGCGAAATCGGC includes:
- a CDS encoding ABC transporter ATP-binding protein encodes the protein MARIELFDLAHSYKRDATAPADFALKPMNLTWRQGGAYALLGPSGCGKTTLLNIISGLLTPSHGQVLFDGRDVTGLPTERRNIAQVFQFPVVYDTMSVYENLAFPLRNRGLAGNAVDARVREIAALLEMSGDLGRKARGLTADAKQKISLGRGLVRPDVTAILFDEPLTVIDPQLKWELRSKLKALHRALDVTMIYVTHDQTEALTFADTVVVMHDGRVVQAGRPDELFEKPAHTFVGYFIGSPGMNVLPAKVDGNQAHIDGAAIGLSRSYDIPPGKRIEIGIRPEFALLARAGEGLSVTVERIDDLGRTRLARLHLGGHPFAAGVPDALSDIGKTAGLILQPGHVHVYADGERLDGRT